In Phycisphaerae bacterium RAS1, the genomic window CGAGCGAGCGCAGCCCCATCCGGGATGCCCCCGAGCGCGCCACCATTGCCCAGCCGCACCGCCCGATCGCGCTCGACGCCCCACGCGACCCGGTCGAGTACCGCGCCGCTCCCGTCGAGCAGCAGCAACTCGTCGCTTTGCTGGTCGAGAAAGTCGCTCAGGGCGGCAAACAGGATGCGCGGCTTGGAAGCGCCCGCGGCGTCCGGAACAACCGCAACGACCTCGCCGGCCTCCGGCTGCGCCGTGCTGCGCGGCAGCTTGAAGCTGGCGCCGGCTCCGTTCTTGAGCGACAATTCGCGCAGCGGGGGGCCGCCGCTCCCGACTTTCAATTCGACAAACGGGGCGCCGCCCGGCGCGGCGCGAAATACGACTTCATTCAGGAGCGTCACACTGCCGGGAACCGGCGGCGGCGCGGGTTTGTCAGCGCCGGCGCCCGGTCCGTCAGGCCGGCCGCCATTGTCGTTTGAGTTTGTGTTCGCGTTAGCGTTGGAAGCGTTGGAGCCATCGTCCGCCGCGCCCTGCGGCATTTCGCCGGCCATCGGACAACCGAGGAGCAAACCCAGTAGTCCCGCAGTCAGAAGCCGCCGTCCGATGTGCATGGTCGCTCCTACCCGCCGCCCGAAACCGTTGCCTTTGATTGTACCTTTCTGGGTCGGCCTTCAGGAAGACACATTACAGCTCGACGACGGGAAAAAGAGCGCGAGCAGTCGCGGCGCGCCGCGGCGACGCGCCTAACCCAGCTCAAACTCCTCATGCAACCCCCTCACCGCCTCCGCCCCATCCTCCCCGCGAACCACGAAGCTTACCGAAATCTCCGACGAGCCCTGCGCAATCGCCATCACGTTCACGCTCCGCCGCGCCACCGCGCCGAACAGCCGCGCCGCCACCCCCGGCGTGCCGCGCATGCCCGACCCGACCAGCGCCACGACTGCGACATTCTCCAGCACGTCGATATGCCGGGCGTCGCCGGTTCGCAGAAGCTGCTTCTGCAGCGCCCCGCGCGCCCGCTCGAGCTGCGAACCCGCGACGACAAACGAAATTCCCGCCTCCGAAACGCTCTGCGAAATCATCAGGATGTTTACGTTCTCATCCGCCAGCGCCCGAAATATCCGCGCCGCCGTCCCCGGCCGGCCGATCATCGCCGCCCCCGCCACCGTCACCAGCGCCGCCTTGGACACGCTCAGCACCGCCCGCGCCACGTGCCCCGCCTCGCCGCTCTCCGAAATCAGCGTCCCCGCCCCGCTCGGGTTGAACGTGTTCCGCATCCGCACCGGAATGCGATGTTCCGCCGCCGGCTCCAGCGCCCGCGGATGCATCGACTTGGCTCCGAACTGCCCCATCTCGATCGCCTCGCCGAAGCTGATGGCCGAAAGGAGCCGCGCCTGCGGAACCACCTTCGGATTGGCCGACATGATCCCGTCCACATCGCTCCAGATCCAAATCTCATCCGCCTTCAGCGCCGCCCCGAGAATCGTCGCCGTGTAGTCCGACCCGCCGCGGCCCAGCGTCGTCGTCACGCCGTGCTGCGTCGCCGCGATGAACCCCGTCACGACCACGCAGCGGCCGGGCGTCAGCAGCGGATCAAGCGTCTCCTTCACCTGATAGAGCGTCAGGTCCATCAACGGCTCGGCCTCGCCGAAGTTCTCATCGGTGACGATGCCGGCCTCCTGCCCGGTCAGCGCCCGCGCCCCGGCCGCCGCCGCCATCAGCTCCGCCGAAAGCCGCTCGCCGAACGAAAGGACATGATCGCGCGAGCGCGGCGTCAGCTCGCCCACCGCGGCAATGCCCGACGCCAGCGTCTCAAGCCGATCGAGCAGCGGGCTGACACGGTCCGCCGCCGACAGCGCCCGGGCGGCGTGCTCGTGCTTCTCGCGCAGCTTGCCCAGCAGCATGTGCTGCGCCGCCCGGTTTCCGGCGGCGGCCGCCGCGGCGAGCTCGATCAGCATGTCAGTGACGCCGGCCATGGCGGACACGACCGCGACGACGCGATGCTCGCGAGCCTGCTCGCGGACCAGCGCCGCGCAGCCGCGGATGCGCTCCGCATCGCCCATCGACGTGCCGCCGAATTTCATCACGATCGTCATGGTCCGTTTCTCACTGCTCGGGTGGCGCCGGTTTTTCTGTGGCACCGGTTTTCAACCGGTAGTGTTTTCGCGGGTTTTCAACCCGCGAGTCTATGAATTATTGAAGCACGAATCAGACCGCACGGGTCGAGGACCCGTGAACACAGACACCGGTTGAAAACCGGTGCCACAGAAAACCGGCGCCACAGATACCGGCGTCACTCGCGATTCGCCCATTACGATTCTTCCCGCCCGCCCATCTCGTGCCAGATATCGATCAGATCACGCACGATCGCCGTCGCCGTCTCCGTCCCGCCCGCGCCGCGGCCGATGAGCGTCACATCGCCGCCGTTCTTCAGCGACACGCAAACCGCGTTCAGATTCGCCGGAACATCCAGCGACCCGCCCGCGCGTACTTCCTGCGGCGACACGGACAGGACCTGGGGGACCGGTCTCCGACCGGTCTCTTCGCCCAGCGACACCACTCTGGAAGACCGGCCAGAGGCCGGTCCCCCAGACGCCGCTCCGGCACCCCCATTCTGCGACTCGCCGAGCGCCGTCGCGTCGCCAATTTCGCCGACCAGCTTGACCACGTTGCCCCGTGCCGTCGCCTCGCGAATCCGCTCCAGCGGCAATCCGCGAATCCCGCTGATCGCCACATCCGCCAGCCGCGCCGGCACGCCCAGCACCGCATTCGCCAGAATCACAATCTTCGTCGCCGTGTCGATGCCGTCAATGTCCGTGCTCGGATCCGTTTCGGCGTATCCGAGCCGCTGCGCCTCGCCGAGCGCCTTCTCAAACGCCCATCCCTCCGTCGTCATCTTCCACAGAATGTAATTGGTCGTCCCGTTCAGAATCGCCCGCAGCCGCACGATCGTGTCCCCGCGCGCCGCCTCGCGCGCCAGCGCAATCACCGGCGTCCCCGCCCCGACCGTCCCGCTATAGCGCAAAATCCGCCGGTTGTAGCGCGCCAGCTCCAAAAGCGCCGGCATCGCCACCGCCAGCGGCGCCTTGTTCACGCTGATCGCGTGCTTGCCACTGCGAAACGCCGCCTTCAGAACCGCAATGTCGCCGGCCGGGTCGTTCAACCGAGTCGGCGTCGCCACCACGACCACGTCGGCATCGCTCTCGCCCACGAACTCCGCGGCGCGAGCGCCGCGCAATCCATGCCCATCCACCGCCGCGATCGTCCCCAGCTCGCGCTTTGCGTTCAACAGCGCCTCAGCCGTCAGCCCGGATTCAGACAGCGCCGCCCCGCGCGAGTCGATCACTCCCACCACCCGCGGCGTCAGCCCATGCGCGCGGTACAGTTCCGCCGCACGCTCCTCCAGCAGCCGCACCAGCGCCTGCCCGACGACCCCGAAACCGGTGAGAAGAACCCGCATCGCAGCATTCTATCGGCGTTTTCAGGCAGCATCGCTGTCCCGCCGCCGGCGCCGCCGCTGTAGCGTCGGACCTCCGTGTCCGACGACGCTTCGTCGAGCGCTTGCTCCGCCTGGTCGCGCCTGCCCGGAGCTGCGGCCGGGTGCCACTGGCGGCTCGCCCGCCAGTGCACGGCCTGTAGGGTGGGCCGTGCCCACCATTCACCAACGGCGCGGGTGATAGGCAAACGACGCTGCGTCGGCATGACGCTTCCGAACCGGGCTGTCCTCTGCCCGGTTCCGCCCGTGTCCAACCGGAGTTGGCATACTGCGGCTCTGATCGGTCGGTCGCGGGACTCACAGGTCCGCCGATTTCTCCGTTCACCGGACAAACGGTGCGGATCCCCAACCTTTAGACTATTCAAACGAGTAGCGGATGGGGTTTTGTGATTTTCCACCAAGCAAACGCCGAACGGATTTGCCTTTGTAGCGCGATCGCAAGTCCGTGGCGGGTCGTCCCTCGAATTCCCATCGCTTAGCTGCATCCCAGCCGTCCGTGCTGCGCGTGACATATGTCAGAGTGCCGGCTGGGAGCCAGCGTTCGATGTAGTAGACCTCGCGGACGACGCCTTGGAAGAGCGCAAGAGCAATCCGCGCGCGTTCCCGCTTGTTTCCGATTACCCACGCTGCGCGCGTTGCCTCGTACAACTCCAATTCTGACATGTCGGACCGGTACATGCGATTCAGCGTGATCAGCACGGCGGGATGGGCGAACTCCACTTCCGGTGCGTTGAATAACTGGATGTCCGCGAGGCTCGTACGACCAAAACCGCGGCTACCTTCACCCCGAACCCGGTTGGTCAGGCGCTCCAATCCGAACAGGTCGATCGCGGCGGCTTCCACCAGCGCGGCTTCGTCGTCCGACAACGCGAAGCGGAGAATCTCGATCCGTGGTTGACCCCCTGAGTCGCGAATCTCGCGAATGCGGCGCACTTTCTCAGATTCCGATTGTTCATCGAGATGCGAAAAACACCGATTCCCTTGACCCTTCCCGATGTAGAACACGCTTCCGTCGCGCGGATCGATGTACAGGTAGACGTAACTTTCCAGAAGAGCCTGAACCTCGGGCGTAAAGGCGGGTTCAGCGTCCATGTCGCGCAGCTTACCGACGGCCTGGTTCAAGCTCCATGCACCGCGATTCGCACGAAACGAATTCGCCACGGCCGCCCAGCATCTCCGCGCCCCCATGAGAACTTACACACCTTCCCCACCGTCGGACACAGAGGTCCGACGCTGCAGCTCCCGAAGACGCGCCGTGAATGCCGCACCGTCGCCGGCGCGCGGGGAGACAGATGTCAGCGACTCGCACGCCGAATCTGATCGTAATCCACCGCCCGCTTCTCGTTGAACGCCGCAATCCCCTCCTTCGTCTCGTGCGTCAGGTTGTTGATCGCCAGCCAGTCGCGGGCGTGGCCGATCGTCAGGTGCCAGCTCAAGTCGCGCCAGAAATTAAGCTGCTGCTTCGTGTAGCGGATGCAGCCGGGCAGCTTGTTGATGAGCGTCGTGCACATCCGGTCCACCTCGGCGTCAAGCTGCGAGCGCGGAACCACGCGGTTCACAAGGCCCCACTCCAGCGCCTTCGCCGCCGGGATTTCCTCGCAGAGCATCAGGATTTCACGCGCCCGCCGATCGCCGACGATCAACGGCAGCCACTGCGTCGCCCCGCCGGCCGGGACCGAACCGCGCGCGGTGCCGACCTGCCGGATGTAAACGTCATCAGCCGCGACGGCCAGGTCGCAGGACATGTTGAATTCGTTTCCGCCGCCGACGGTCATGCCGTTCAGCCGGGCGACGGTCGGTTTTCCGATGTTGCGCAGCCGCTCGTGAGCCTCGATGAACGCGCCCATCCATTTCCAGTAGGTCTGCGGGTGATCGACGCAGTGCTCCTGCTGCTCCTTCAGGTCGGCTCCCGTGCAGAAGGCCTTGTCGCCGGCGCCGGTCAGCACGAGCACGGCGACCGTGTCATCGTGCGAGGTATCCAGAAAAGCCGCGGACATCTCGCTCAGCGTCTGGAAATCGAAGGCATTGTGAACCTCGGGGCGGTTGATCGTGACCGTGGCCCGGCCCTTCTGACGCTGGTGTTTCTCGTACACGATCTTCTGAAAACGAAACGAGGCGGGGTCGCGGCCCGCGATGTAGTCGCTGCTCATGCGGAAGCTCCTCGGTTGAAGTCAGAACGCGAAGCGCAAGCGAGCGCTCTAGCCGCCGGCGCTCGTTTGCGCTTCGCGTTCTGACCGCGGCGAACGTTGCCGGCAGAAGCCGGTCGTTATTCGCGGGCGTCGCCTTCCGGCGTCAGGCCGACAAAATCCGCGATGAAAAGCTGCGCCGCGCTCAGCCCGCCGCGCTTCGAGGTCCACATGACCTGCTTTCCGTCGGGCGAGAAGACCGGCAGACCGTCAAACTCGGCGTCGGTCGTGACGCGAAGCGTCTTCGAGCCGTCGTCGCGGATCAGGTACAGGTCGTAGTTCGGCCGGCCGCGGTGATCAGCCCGCGTGAAGATCAGCCACTTGCCCGACGGATGCCAGAACGGGCACCAGTGCAGCACCCCGTCTTCGGTGGTGAGCTGCTTTTCAGCGCCGCCGAGAGCGGAGTTGACGAAGATGTGCATGTTGCCGTCGCCCTTGCGGTCCGAGCGGTAGACGATGCGTTTGCCGTCCGGGCTGAAAAAGGGGCCGCCGTCATAGCCCTTCACATTCGTTATTCGCCGCGCGTGCGAGCCGTCAGCGTCGCTGATGTAAATCTCCTGGTCGCCGTCGCGCATCGACGTAAAGACGATCTGCTGGCCGTCGGGCGAGTAACTGCCTTCGGCGTCGTAGCCGTCGCTGGTGGTGAGGCGTTTCATCCTTCCGTCTGCGAACGTGTGTTCGTAGATGTCCATCCCCGGCTGAAAGGGCCAGGCGTAGCGGCTCTTGCCGGTCTCCTTCAGCGCCTTCTTGACGTCTTCCGGCATCTCCGGCGGGCGCGGGTCGTGGTGGTTGGCGGCGAAGATCATCTTCGTGCCGTCGGGATGGAAGAAGGCGCACGTCGTGGCGGCCTGGCCGGTGCTGACTTGCTTCAGCCCGCTGCCGTCGACGCCCATCACGTAGATCTGGTAGTCTTCCTTGCCGGGCGGATAAGCCTGGAAACAAACGCGCTTTCCGTCGCGCGAGAAATAGCCCTCTCCGGCGCGGGCCAGGCCCATATCCTCACGCGTCAACTGACGGATATTCTTCAACCAGCGCGATTCATCGACGGCGTTCGACGCCGGCGGCTGAGCGAGAGCGGCGCCGACCGCGCAGGTGACGATCGCGAGCGCAACGGAGCGTCGTTCCAAGTTGAGCATGGTTTTATCCTTCTCCAGCAGATGACGGCATGGTATCCAAGGGGGGAGCCGGTTGTCAGGGGGCCGGCCGCTTGCGCGTGGCCCGCTCGAATGCCGCGAGCGTCTCATCGCTGACATGATGCTCGATCCCCTCGGCGTCGGCCTGCGCCACCTTCTCGCTGACGCCGATCGAGAGCAGAAACGCCAGCACCACCTCGTGCCGGTGACGGACGCGGGCCGCCATCTCCCGGCCGGCGTCGGTGAGGAAGATCGCCCGGTACGGTCGCGTGGTGACCAGCCCGTCGCGCATCAGCCGCTCGACCGTCTTGCTGACCGTGACGTGCGAGACGCCCAGCCGCTCGGCGATGTCCACCACGCGCGCCTCGCCGCCTGCGTCGATCAGGTCGGCGACGACCTCGACGTAGTCCTCGCCCAGCTCCTTGCGGCGGGCCTCGCGCGTGCGGCGGTGGTCAGCGGCCTGCTGGCGCGGGTTACGGGCGGCGAGGGGTTGCGGGCGGCGCGCGTTCATCGCATGTCACGATAGCCGGGCCGCGGCCAACTTTCAACTCGAATCACACATATTATCAATTATTTAATGTTGTAGTATTCGATACACCGGCTTGACAGCGACGGCGTCATGTTGTAGCATTAGTTACATGATGTAGAAGCGTCTGGCGGCGCCTCGGGATCCGGGCCCGAATGCCGTGCAGCCACACGGACCGGCCGGCCGCGGCCCGCACCACAGGATCAACCGCATGGCTGGATCGGGCCGCAGCAGCACCACACGAAAACCCGCGCGGAAGCACTGGCTCGCGGCGGCCATCGCCTCGCTCGGCCAGCAGGCGACCCTGGCGGAGTCACCCGAATCGCAGCGCTCGCGCCACTCCGCCAGCGCGCCGGCGACGCTTCCGTCGCCCTCCACGGCGTCCGACATGGCCCCGACCGTCTGGGACGTTTGGCGCACGCCGCTGACCGAAGCCCTGGTCAGCGACCGGCCCGATTTCACCGAGAGCGCCGAGGCCATCCCGCGCGGACACCTGCAACTTGAGTCCGGCTACACGTTCACCTACGACCGCGAGGACGGCCAGCGGCGGCGCGATCA contains:
- the menB gene encoding 1,4-Dihydroxy-2-naphthoyl-CoA synthase, producing the protein MSSDYIAGRDPASFRFQKIVYEKHQRQKGRATVTINRPEVHNAFDFQTLSEMSAAFLDTSHDDTVAVLVLTGAGDKAFCTGADLKEQQEHCVDHPQTYWKWMGAFIEAHERLRNIGKPTVARLNGMTVGGGNEFNMSCDLAVAADDVYIRQVGTARGSVPAGGATQWLPLIVGDRRAREILMLCEEIPAAKALEWGLVNRVVPRSQLDAEVDRMCTTLINKLPGCIRYTKQQLNFWRDLSWHLTIGHARDWLAINNLTHETKEGIAAFNEKRAVDYDQIRRASR
- the thrA gene encoding Bifunctional aspartokinase/homoserine dehydrogenase 1; amino-acid sequence: MTIVMKFGGTSMGDAERIRGCAALVREQAREHRVVAVVSAMAGVTDMLIELAAAAAAGNRAAQHMLLGKLREKHEHAARALSAADRVSPLLDRLETLASGIAAVGELTPRSRDHVLSFGERLSAELMAAAAGARALTGQEAGIVTDENFGEAEPLMDLTLYQVKETLDPLLTPGRCVVVTGFIAATQHGVTTTLGRGGSDYTATILGAALKADEIWIWSDVDGIMSANPKVVPQARLLSAISFGEAIEMGQFGAKSMHPRALEPAAEHRIPVRMRNTFNPSGAGTLISESGEAGHVARAVLSVSKAALVTVAGAAMIGRPGTAARIFRALADENVNILMISQSVSEAGISFVVAGSQLERARGALQKQLLRTGDARHIDVLENVAVVALVGSGMRGTPGVAARLFGAVARRSVNVMAIAQGSSEISVSFVVRGEDGAEAVRGLHEEFELG
- the hom gene encoding Homoserine dehydrogenase, with translation MRVLLTGFGVVGQALVRLLEERAAELYRAHGLTPRVVGVIDSRGAALSESGLTAEALLNAKRELGTIAAVDGHGLRGARAAEFVGESDADVVVVATPTRLNDPAGDIAVLKAAFRSGKHAISVNKAPLAVAMPALLELARYNRRILRYSGTVGAGTPVIALAREAARGDTIVRLRAILNGTTNYILWKMTTEGWAFEKALGEAQRLGYAETDPSTDIDGIDTATKIVILANAVLGVPARLADVAISGIRGLPLERIREATARGNVVKLVGEIGDATALGESQNGGAGAASGGPASGRSSRVVSLGEETGRRPVPQVLSVSPQEVRAGGSLDVPANLNAVCVSLKNGGDVTLIGRGAGGTETATAIVRDLIDIWHEMGGREES
- a CDS encoding translocation protein TolB, which codes for MLNLERRSVALAIVTCAVGAALAQPPASNAVDESRWLKNIRQLTREDMGLARAGEGYFSRDGKRVCFQAYPPGKEDYQIYVMGVDGSGLKQVSTGQAATTCAFFHPDGTKMIFAANHHDPRPPEMPEDVKKALKETGKSRYAWPFQPGMDIYEHTFADGRMKRLTTSDGYDAEGSYSPDGQQIVFTSMRDGDQEIYISDADGSHARRITNVKGYDGGPFFSPDGKRIVYRSDRKGDGNMHIFVNSALGGAEKQLTTEDGVLHWCPFWHPSGKWLIFTRADHRGRPNYDLYLIRDDGSKTLRVTTDAEFDGLPVFSPDGKQVMWTSKRGGLSAAQLFIADFVGLTPEGDARE
- the mntR_1 gene encoding Transcriptional regulator MntR; this encodes MNARRPQPLAARNPRQQAADHRRTREARRKELGEDYVEVVADLIDAGGEARVVDIAERLGVSHVTVSKTVERLMRDGLVTTRPYRAIFLTDAGREMAARVRHRHEVVLAFLLSIGVSEKVAQADAEGIEHHVSDETLAAFERATRKRPAP